The Hyphococcus flavus genome contains a region encoding:
- a CDS encoding TadE/TadG family type IV pilus assembly protein, which produces MISLIPKKVLVLRDFRIRQNFFGNRTGTAATEFAIVAPVFLLMILGMLGFGIYLGASHSVQQLASDVARATIPGVTEKERQEIAANFINLNIDSYAFLKADNMKVDVKDSETVSDLFVVEIQYDASHLPIWGLADFAPMPSKTITASSAIKTGGYGQ; this is translated from the coding sequence ATGATCAGCCTTATACCAAAGAAAGTTTTAGTCTTGCGTGATTTTCGGATTAGGCAGAATTTTTTTGGAAACCGTACCGGGACGGCGGCAACTGAATTTGCAATTGTAGCGCCCGTATTCCTGTTGATGATTCTTGGAATGCTTGGCTTTGGAATCTATCTTGGGGCTTCTCACAGCGTGCAACAGCTCGCATCCGATGTTGCCCGGGCGACAATTCCTGGCGTGACGGAGAAAGAGCGGCAGGAGATCGCGGCAAACTTTATCAATCTGAATATTGATAGCTACGCGTTTTTGAAAGCCGACAATATGAAAGTCGATGTCAAAGATAGCGAAACTGTCTCGGACTTGTTCGTTGTAGAAATTCAATATGACGCAAGCCACTTGCCTATATGGGGCCTAGCCGATTTCGCGCCGATGCCCAGCAAGACAATAACGGCTTCCTCAGCGATTAAAACAGGGGGGTATGGGCAATGA
- a CDS encoding SpoVR family protein → MTLVAEQLPLLYSEADWDFDTLKRAYDAIEDIGLNDLGLNVYPNQIEIISSEQMLDAYSSHGMPLMYKHWSFGKHFARDQMMYQKGYSGLAYEIVINSDPCIAYLMEENTMTMQALVMAHASFGHNHFFKNNYLFRQWTDAEAILPYLDFSKKFIAKCEDEYGFEEVEAVLDASHALMDQGVFRYNRPPRLSEEDRLAKIAARIRHEEVNFNDIWRTLPNTDEPDDEKEERQAEVRNIKLPEENILYFLEKASPVLRPWQRELVRIVRNIAQYFYPQKQTKVMNEGCATFVHHYIMNELYNRGQITEGAIMEFLHSHSSVVFQPEFDDPRYSGINPYALGFAMMEDIKRICEDPVPEDHEFFPDIAGSGDWREILKDAWANYRDESFILQYLSPKVMRDFRLFALSDDAAENHVEISAIHDDRGFRRVKAQLAAMYDLGMHEPNIQVVGADLEGDRELKLRHTIHNGRLLSDKTKDAVMTHIETLWGYEVTLDEEEA, encoded by the coding sequence ATGACATTAGTGGCCGAACAACTTCCCCTCCTCTACTCCGAAGCCGACTGGGACTTCGATACCTTGAAGCGCGCCTATGACGCGATTGAGGACATCGGGCTGAATGATCTCGGGCTCAACGTCTATCCGAACCAGATCGAAATCATTTCTTCGGAACAGATGCTCGACGCCTATTCCAGCCACGGCATGCCGCTGATGTACAAGCACTGGTCGTTCGGCAAGCATTTCGCCCGCGACCAGATGATGTATCAGAAGGGTTATTCCGGCCTTGCGTATGAGATCGTCATCAACTCCGACCCGTGCATCGCCTATCTGATGGAAGAAAACACTATGACCATGCAGGCGCTGGTGATGGCGCACGCTTCGTTCGGGCATAACCACTTTTTCAAGAACAATTATTTGTTCCGCCAGTGGACGGACGCCGAGGCGATCCTGCCCTATCTCGACTTTTCGAAGAAGTTCATCGCCAAATGCGAGGACGAATACGGGTTTGAAGAAGTCGAAGCCGTGCTCGACGCGTCGCACGCGCTAATGGATCAGGGCGTCTTCCGCTACAACCGCCCACCGCGCCTTTCCGAAGAAGACCGGCTTGCGAAGATCGCCGCGCGCATCCGTCATGAGGAAGTCAACTTCAATGACATCTGGCGCACGCTACCCAATACGGACGAGCCCGACGACGAAAAGGAAGAACGCCAGGCGGAAGTCCGCAATATCAAACTGCCGGAAGAAAACATTCTCTATTTTCTTGAGAAAGCCTCGCCTGTGTTAAGGCCATGGCAGCGGGAGCTGGTGCGCATCGTCCGCAATATCGCGCAGTATTTCTATCCGCAAAAGCAGACAAAGGTGATGAACGAAGGCTGCGCCACCTTCGTCCATCACTACATCATGAACGAACTTTACAATCGCGGACAGATCACTGAAGGCGCGATTATGGAGTTTCTGCACTCGCATTCATCGGTCGTGTTCCAGCCGGAATTCGACGATCCGCGCTATTCAGGCATCAACCCTTACGCGCTCGGTTTCGCGATGATGGAGGACATCAAGCGCATCTGCGAAGATCCGGTGCCGGAAGATCACGAGTTTTTTCCTGATATTGCGGGCTCCGGCGACTGGCGTGAGATATTAAAAGACGCCTGGGCGAACTACCGCGACGAAAGCTTCATCCTGCAGTACCTGTCGCCCAAGGTGATGCGCGATTTCCGCTTGTTCGCGCTATCGGACGACGCTGCAGAAAATCATGTTGAAATCTCCGCCATCCATGATGACCGTGGCTTCCGGCGCGTGAAGGCGCAACTCGCCGCCATGTACGATCTCGGCATGCATGAACCGAACATTCAGGTCGTCGGCGCTGACCTCGAAGGCGACCGCGAACTCAAACTGCGCCACACGATCCACAATGGCCGCTTATTGAGCGACAAGACCAAAGACGCGGTCATGACGCATATCGAAACCCTGTGGGGCTACGAAGTAACGCTGGATGAGGAAGAGGCTTAG
- a CDS encoding prephenate/arogenate dehydrogenase family protein codes for MTEPVKFKCVAIIGVGLIGSSLACAMRKRGLTDQIIGVDCDEGVLARAKKIGVIDDGETSLEKGVSGADLIVLSTPVGVMSDVCKALSAAADDGALIIDVGSVKGSVAKAAAALPERLHFVPCHPVAGTEQSGPEAGFASLFEDRWCILTPLVRDDEPYKAAVKRAEGLWAGVGAQVEVMDAAHHDLALAVTSHLPHLIAFTLVGAADDVESVAHGEVIKYSAGGFRDFTRIAASDPIMWRDVFLANKDAVLEVLGRFSEELAVMQRAIRWSDGKALEDAFARGRSLRRAIVDAGQEMDAPNFGRDKKER; via the coding sequence GTGACTGAGCCTGTAAAATTTAAATGCGTTGCCATCATAGGAGTTGGGCTGATTGGCTCCTCGCTTGCATGTGCAATGCGCAAGCGCGGATTAACAGATCAGATTATCGGTGTTGATTGCGATGAAGGCGTGCTGGCGCGTGCAAAAAAAATCGGCGTGATCGATGATGGTGAAACATCGCTTGAGAAAGGCGTCAGCGGGGCGGACCTGATTGTGTTGTCTACGCCCGTTGGCGTGATGAGCGACGTTTGCAAAGCGCTGTCGGCTGCAGCCGATGACGGCGCGCTCATCATCGACGTGGGATCGGTGAAAGGCTCGGTGGCGAAGGCGGCGGCGGCGCTGCCGGAGCGATTGCATTTTGTCCCTTGCCATCCGGTTGCCGGTACGGAGCAATCGGGTCCCGAAGCAGGCTTTGCGTCCCTGTTCGAAGACCGCTGGTGTATTTTGACGCCGCTCGTGCGCGATGATGAGCCTTACAAAGCCGCCGTCAAAAGAGCCGAAGGCTTATGGGCGGGCGTTGGCGCACAGGTTGAGGTGATGGACGCCGCCCATCACGATTTGGCGCTCGCCGTCACTAGCCACTTGCCACACCTGATTGCTTTCACGCTGGTCGGCGCCGCGGACGATGTTGAAAGCGTTGCTCATGGCGAGGTGATCAAATACTCCGCCGGTGGTTTTCGCGACTTTACGCGCATCGCCGCGTCCGATCCGATCATGTGGCGGGACGTGTTCCTCGCCAACAAAGATGCTGTGCTGGAGGTGTTGGGGCGGTTTTCTGAAGAACTTGCCGTTATGCAACGGGCGATCCGCTGGAGCGACGGCAAGGCGCTCGAAGACGCGTTCGCCCGCGGGCGAAGCTTACGCCGCGCGATTGTCGATGCGGGTCAGGAAATGGACGCGCCGAATTTTGGACGGGACAAGAAGGAGCGCTAA
- a CDS encoding IclR family transcriptional regulator — translation MPDVENGTSSGIKSVSNAFTILEVVAANFGPISLKEISARAGVSPSKAHRYLQSLCACGLLSQAHKSGHYDLGVMAMRMGLAAINRVDVVSRAGDDLRLLADELQADCYITVWSDLGPTIVRFERCKSPTASMIGPGVSLPVFTSAAGQVFLAFGGADFVENLLSGSTDIGAPPGGPEELRRLRDNLDTVRRKGFAHSEGLLMPGRYAVGAPIISIDDNVIAAVVALSKDPSIINASSLGVSKVMEFCRKYSVPKRGYAEETLVEQKIAV, via the coding sequence ATGCCTGACGTTGAAAATGGAACAAGTTCGGGAATTAAATCGGTAAGCAACGCGTTCACCATTCTTGAGGTTGTGGCCGCAAATTTCGGTCCGATTTCCCTAAAAGAAATAAGCGCCAGAGCGGGAGTTTCTCCAAGCAAGGCGCATCGATATTTGCAGAGCCTATGTGCTTGTGGCCTGTTAAGTCAGGCGCACAAATCCGGCCATTATGATTTAGGCGTCATGGCGATGCGTATGGGGCTTGCTGCTATTAATCGCGTTGATGTGGTTAGTCGTGCTGGCGACGATCTGCGTTTGCTTGCCGATGAATTGCAGGCGGATTGCTACATAACTGTTTGGAGCGATTTAGGGCCGACAATTGTCCGCTTCGAACGTTGTAAAAGTCCAACAGCCTCGATGATTGGTCCAGGCGTTTCATTGCCTGTATTTACGTCTGCTGCGGGGCAGGTTTTCCTGGCGTTTGGGGGGGCGGATTTTGTTGAGAACCTGCTAAGCGGGAGTACGGATATTGGCGCCCCTCCAGGCGGGCCGGAAGAATTGCGCCGTTTGCGAGATAACCTCGACACTGTAAGGCGCAAAGGTTTCGCACACTCAGAAGGTTTGCTCATGCCTGGCCGATATGCGGTGGGCGCGCCCATTATATCAATCGATGATAATGTCATTGCCGCCGTGGTGGCGCTTTCAAAAGACCCGTCAATTATCAACGCGAGTAGCCTTGGAGTTAGTAAAGTGATGGAGTTCTGCAGGAAGTATTCGGTTCCCAAAAGGGGATACGCGGAAGAAACTTTGGTGGAACAAAAAATCGCCGTTTAA
- a CDS encoding lipid-binding SYLF domain-containing protein, with amino-acid sequence MTRLIGIIGAAFAAFTMALGPAAAKSKQEKAEELIIDAADTVSYFANDSAYEPLWDAADNAKAMVIIPKSLRGGFIIGASGGNAVMVARNDDGSWSEPTFFTVGSLSIGFQAGFEGSETILLVMTQRGMEHLLSTTVKLGADLSLAAGPIGAGAKAQTVDVLAFSRSRGLYGGVSLEGAILKSRGSWNEGYYQANVTPADIIYREKVSRPQSAVLQNAVWALAHRDQPAMMAPLRPAKTDPVTGEPLPEEPVYEDDAIYGAPLDPIESD; translated from the coding sequence ATGACACGGCTTATTGGCATTATCGGCGCTGCTTTTGCGGCATTCACCATGGCGCTTGGCCCCGCCGCTGCGAAGTCGAAGCAGGAGAAGGCCGAGGAACTGATTATCGACGCCGCTGACACGGTGAGCTATTTCGCCAATGACAGCGCCTATGAGCCGCTATGGGATGCGGCTGACAATGCAAAAGCAATGGTCATCATCCCGAAATCGCTTCGTGGCGGCTTTATCATTGGCGCGTCAGGCGGCAACGCGGTGATGGTCGCCCGCAATGACGACGGCAGCTGGTCGGAGCCGACATTTTTCACGGTCGGATCGCTGTCCATCGGGTTCCAGGCCGGGTTTGAGGGCTCTGAAACCATTCTTCTTGTCATGACCCAGCGCGGCATGGAGCATCTGCTCTCAACCACGGTGAAGCTCGGCGCCGACCTGTCGCTCGCCGCTGGTCCCATTGGCGCCGGCGCGAAAGCGCAGACGGTTGACGTTCTGGCGTTCTCACGCTCGCGCGGTCTTTACGGCGGCGTCAGCCTTGAAGGCGCGATCCTGAAATCTCGCGGATCGTGGAACGAAGGCTATTACCAGGCCAATGTAACCCCGGCGGATATTATCTACCGCGAAAAAGTTTCCCGTCCGCAGTCGGCGGTTCTGCAGAACGCCGTCTGGGCGCTCGCCCATCGCGACCAGCCGGCGATGATGGCGCCGTTGCGCCCGGCGAAAACCGATCCCGTAACGGGCGAACCGCTGCCCGAAGAGCCAGTCTATGAGGATGACGCGATCTATGGCGCGCCTCTTGACCCGATCGAAAGCGACTGA
- a CDS encoding class I SAM-dependent methyltransferase, with protein sequence MRTDILDFHEFYRSQIGVIARESISAQLAELWGDGAGLAIVGFGHADPYLEMFSAATRCLSFAPGAQGVIQWPNRHANAACLVGEKNWPLPDASIDRLLIVHGLEEAPTPHRLLREAWRVLKDDGRMIIVASHRRGLWSVIDTTPFAAGRPYFKRRLERLLQDSMFRPRFWDTALFFPPLGSGMLLKAARTWERAGARLWPGLGGVLMLEAEKDMLAPVGLARAAGARTMRPALAAPRPARRSSV encoded by the coding sequence ATGCGAACTGATATCCTCGACTTTCATGAATTTTATCGATCGCAGATTGGCGTTATTGCGCGGGAATCAATTTCCGCTCAACTGGCGGAGCTATGGGGCGATGGGGCGGGATTGGCGATTGTCGGCTTCGGGCATGCTGACCCTTATCTTGAGATGTTTTCCGCGGCGACACGTTGCCTCTCTTTTGCGCCGGGCGCGCAGGGCGTCATCCAGTGGCCTAATCGTCATGCGAATGCTGCATGCCTTGTCGGCGAAAAAAACTGGCCGCTGCCGGATGCAAGTATTGATAGGCTGCTTATCGTGCATGGCCTTGAAGAAGCGCCAACGCCGCATCGTTTACTGCGTGAGGCTTGGCGCGTACTGAAAGATGACGGCCGTATGATTATTGTCGCCTCGCACCGGCGGGGATTGTGGTCGGTTATCGACACGACGCCATTCGCGGCAGGGCGTCCCTATTTCAAACGAAGGCTTGAGCGGCTGCTTCAGGACTCGATGTTCCGCCCCCGGTTTTGGGATACGGCGCTATTTTTCCCGCCGCTTGGTTCTGGCATGCTGCTAAAAGCGGCTCGCACTTGGGAACGCGCCGGCGCGCGTCTGTGGCCCGGGCTTGGCGGCGTTTTGATGCTTGAGGCGGAAAAAGACATGCTCGCCCCTGTTGGCCTTGCGCGTGCTGCTGGCGCGCGCACGATGCGCCCCGCACTGGCGGCGCCTCGCCCGGCGCGCCGGAGCAGTGTTTGA
- the hisC gene encoding histidinol-phosphate transaminase yields MKIKPYVTVAAPAATPEGMPVFKMASNESALGMSDKARVAHDEAAASLNIYPDGCAAALRDKIGAVHNLNPSGIVCGAGSDELLQLLTKAYAGEGDNIVQSDYGFLVYMIAAMSCGAAARFAPEKNLTTDVDALLGLVDERTRIVFLANPNNPTGTYLPETELRRLREELREDVLLVIDAAYAEYMEEPDYAAGEKLVEEFENVVMTRTFSKIYGLAALRLGWAYCPPAVADVLNRIRGPFNVTGPAQAAGIAALDDQAFIERNRAHNSAERDYLQQQFGGMGLEYVPSFGNFILVKFPAEAGRNAEGIRQYLQDNGVIVRDMKPYRLDEYLRVTIGTREANRKLVDLLTEKFSRD; encoded by the coding sequence ATGAAAATCAAACCCTACGTTACTGTTGCCGCACCTGCGGCGACGCCCGAGGGCATGCCTGTGTTCAAAATGGCGTCAAACGAATCCGCTCTTGGTATGAGCGACAAGGCTAGGGTCGCACATGATGAAGCTGCGGCGTCTTTGAATATTTATCCTGATGGCTGCGCGGCGGCGCTTCGTGACAAGATCGGTGCAGTTCACAACCTCAATCCGTCGGGCATCGTTTGCGGCGCGGGGTCGGACGAGCTTCTGCAATTGCTGACCAAAGCTTATGCGGGTGAAGGCGACAACATCGTTCAGTCTGATTACGGATTTCTAGTCTACATGATTGCGGCCATGTCCTGCGGCGCTGCGGCACGCTTCGCGCCTGAAAAGAACCTTACGACAGATGTGGATGCGCTCCTCGGGCTTGTCGATGAACGAACGCGGATTGTTTTTCTTGCGAACCCCAACAATCCAACAGGAACATATTTACCAGAAACCGAATTGCGCAGACTTCGCGAAGAGCTACGCGAAGATGTTCTCCTGGTGATTGACGCCGCATACGCTGAGTACATGGAAGAGCCTGACTACGCAGCGGGCGAAAAACTTGTCGAAGAATTCGAAAACGTCGTGATGACGCGCACATTTTCAAAAATTTATGGCCTTGCGGCTTTGAGACTCGGCTGGGCTTATTGCCCGCCTGCGGTTGCTGACGTGCTCAACCGTATTCGCGGACCCTTCAACGTCACCGGTCCGGCGCAGGCGGCGGGAATTGCGGCGCTCGATGATCAGGCGTTCATTGAGCGCAATCGCGCGCATAACAGCGCAGAACGCGATTATCTGCAGCAGCAATTTGGAGGCATGGGGCTCGAATACGTTCCCAGCTTTGGCAATTTCATTCTGGTCAAGTTTCCTGCCGAAGCCGGCCGCAATGCGGAGGGGATACGTCAATATCTTCAGGATAACGGCGTTATCGTACGCGACATGAAACCTTATCGGCTCGATGAATATCTGCGCGTGACTATCGGAACGCGTGAAGCCAACCGGAAGCTAGTTGATCTCCTAACAGAAAAGTTTTCCCGTGACTGA
- the gloB gene encoding hydroxyacylglutathione hydrolase — protein sequence MAIEIRQFPCLKDNYGFLIRDRSSGLTASIDTPDAAEINRQLDNAGWRLTHILNTHWHPDHAGGNIALKKKWGCEIIGPRAEADKIPSIDCEVGDDDIVNLGRSEAKVFDTPGHTLGHIIYHFADDGAAFVGDTVFALGCGRLCEGTPAQMWNSLQKIIALPPETKLYCAHEYTQANAKFALSIDPENKNLKERANEIDKMRLANKPTVPTVLSLELETNPFLRAGNEQLQNAINMNNAGAVESFAKIRALKDVF from the coding sequence ATGGCGATTGAAATAAGACAGTTTCCCTGCCTGAAGGATAACTATGGTTTTCTCATTCGCGATCGAAGCTCCGGTCTGACAGCCTCAATCGACACGCCGGACGCCGCCGAAATAAACCGGCAACTCGACAACGCCGGCTGGCGACTCACGCATATTCTCAATACACACTGGCATCCCGACCACGCCGGTGGAAACATAGCGCTCAAGAAAAAGTGGGGTTGTGAGATTATAGGCCCGCGCGCCGAAGCCGATAAAATTCCAAGCATTGATTGTGAAGTAGGCGATGATGACATCGTGAATCTGGGCAGATCCGAGGCTAAAGTGTTTGACACGCCAGGACATACGCTCGGTCACATCATCTATCACTTTGCCGATGATGGCGCAGCTTTTGTGGGCGATACGGTTTTCGCCCTGGGATGCGGCAGGCTGTGCGAGGGCACGCCCGCGCAGATGTGGAACTCATTGCAGAAAATTATCGCGTTGCCGCCAGAAACGAAGCTTTATTGCGCACACGAGTACACGCAGGCAAATGCGAAGTTTGCCCTCTCCATAGACCCTGAAAACAAGAATTTAAAAGAAAGAGCGAATGAGATCGATAAAATGCGCCTCGCGAATAAGCCCACGGTGCCAACGGTGCTATCTCTTGAGCTTGAGACAAACCCGTTTCTACGTGCCGGGAACGAGCAACTACAAAACGCAATCAATATGAACAACGCTGGAGCAGTGGAATCTTTCGCAAAAATTCGAGCGCTTAAAGATGTTTTTTGA
- a CDS encoding TadG family pilus assembly protein — protein MIRRSLFKEISRDRSGSIAMMFAIFLPVAVLCLGIAIDLMMLFTEKRKAQGVADIAAIIAAQASSDPEQAAREILSINGYDVISSVEMGRLEEEERKKAVETKTEYEVIPGRYVPNPDQHYRQRFVAGQTPYNAAKVNVKKKGELYFVDHLFDTPTVAVSATASWRALAAFSVGSRLASVDDGLLNELLGALLGTEVSLSVLDYDGLMGADIEVFGFLNALASEMSIEAGQYDDVLKSDPTLPDVLAAMMQASGEGPAADALATLRGSVGGQTRNIDLAKVINLGPAGIVALGEPAGAGFPAYVSAFDLIFANAVVAEGKRLLHLDLAATVPGLASLKAVIAIGEPMQSSPWFSIGQGGQTVSNVQARIYLEASVGGEGLLSGAEIRLPVYIEAARATGELLGVECPGGRMENIVVRLGASTSVADAWIGDVDISLNSLGDDVEEARLITAPALSAWGKAHAGTASSFVQPLGFTWDDIAYGTVKTTATEDIARVLVENLINDLDLDVSTLGITLISTSSLSKSAVADALGALSVPVSDVIDQLLEALGISVGEGVYRVNGAKCDHAVLVQ, from the coding sequence ATGATCCGGCGTTCTTTGTTTAAAGAAATTAGCCGCGACCGCTCTGGTTCGATCGCAATGATGTTCGCCATATTTCTGCCAGTGGCGGTGCTATGCCTCGGCATAGCTATTGATCTGATGATGCTTTTTACGGAAAAGCGAAAAGCGCAGGGTGTTGCTGATATTGCGGCGATCATTGCTGCTCAGGCGTCGTCAGATCCTGAACAAGCGGCGCGCGAGATTCTTTCGATTAACGGTTACGACGTTATCAGCTCAGTTGAAATGGGGCGTTTGGAGGAAGAAGAACGCAAAAAGGCTGTTGAGACAAAAACCGAATATGAAGTTATTCCCGGGCGATATGTACCCAACCCCGACCAGCACTATAGGCAGCGGTTTGTCGCCGGTCAGACCCCATATAATGCAGCGAAAGTGAACGTCAAAAAAAAGGGCGAGCTTTATTTTGTCGACCACTTGTTCGACACGCCGACTGTTGCCGTAAGCGCAACCGCCAGCTGGCGCGCTCTTGCCGCGTTTTCCGTTGGATCGAGGTTGGCAAGTGTTGATGACGGATTACTCAACGAACTGTTGGGAGCGCTTCTTGGGACCGAAGTCTCATTGTCAGTCCTCGATTACGACGGGCTGATGGGCGCTGATATCGAGGTGTTCGGCTTCTTGAATGCGCTGGCCTCAGAGATGAGTATCGAAGCGGGACAGTATGACGATGTTCTAAAAAGCGATCCTACCTTACCTGACGTTTTGGCGGCGATGATGCAGGCGAGTGGCGAGGGGCCAGCGGCGGATGCGTTAGCAACGCTTCGTGGTTCAGTTGGCGGTCAAACTCGCAACATCGATCTTGCCAAAGTTATCAACTTGGGGCCTGCGGGTATTGTTGCGCTTGGCGAGCCTGCCGGGGCAGGGTTCCCTGCATATGTGAGTGCGTTTGATCTGATATTCGCTAACGCGGTGGTGGCAGAAGGAAAACGTCTTTTACATCTTGACCTTGCAGCGACCGTCCCTGGACTGGCGTCACTAAAAGCAGTGATCGCTATTGGCGAGCCAATGCAATCGTCTCCCTGGTTTTCTATTGGACAGGGCGGCCAGACCGTATCGAACGTGCAGGCGCGTATTTATCTCGAAGCTTCGGTTGGCGGCGAAGGTTTGCTTTCCGGCGCGGAAATTCGTTTGCCGGTATATATTGAAGCTGCACGCGCCACTGGTGAGTTGCTTGGCGTTGAATGTCCAGGCGGACGCATGGAAAACATAGTTGTCCGATTGGGCGCCTCGACGTCAGTAGCCGATGCTTGGATAGGTGATGTCGATATCTCGCTGAATTCCTTGGGTGACGATGTCGAGGAGGCTCGTCTCATTACGGCCCCAGCTCTTTCGGCATGGGGAAAGGCCCATGCGGGAACGGCTTCCTCCTTTGTCCAACCCCTCGGTTTCACTTGGGACGATATTGCCTACGGTACCGTCAAAACAACAGCGACAGAAGATATCGCTCGCGTGTTGGTTGAGAATTTGATCAATGATCTGGATTTGGATGTCAGTACATTGGGCATTACCCTGATCTCCACATCATCCTTATCAAAGAGTGCGGTGGCTGACGCCTTAGGCGCCCTAAGCGTGCCGGTCAGTGATGTGATCGACCAACTATTGGAAGCGCTGGGCATAAGCGTCGGGGAAGGAGTTTATCGCGTGAATGGGGCCAAGTGTGATCATGCTGTTCTTGTTCAGTAA
- a CDS encoding radical SAM protein gives MAHDLTSPVFAGGKFNHPDKTADGADRASVPITQLETLWVNTGTLCNVECVHCYIESSPTNDRLAYLTAEELAPFLNEAKTMGASEIGFTGGEPFMNPDAAAMIEAALANGFEVLVLTNAMRPMMRPRVQSELLRLKELYPSKLILRVSIDHYTRDGHDEERGAGAFDAGIEGLAWLIQNGFRVSIAGRSLSGESEQALRDGFCNLFAERSIPFDANDPASLVIFPEMDEARDVPEITTACWSILNKNPADIMCATSRMLVKRKGAAGPKVLSCTLLPYDEQFEMGASLKEAVRPVKLNHPFCAQFCVLGGASCSG, from the coding sequence ATGGCGCATGACCTGACATCGCCGGTTTTTGCCGGCGGTAAATTCAACCATCCTGACAAGACCGCAGATGGCGCTGACCGCGCGTCTGTTCCCATAACGCAACTTGAAACGCTCTGGGTGAATACGGGCACGCTGTGCAATGTCGAATGCGTTCATTGTTACATCGAATCTTCTCCTACAAATGATCGGCTGGCTTATTTGACTGCTGAAGAACTGGCGCCGTTTCTGAACGAGGCAAAGACCATGGGCGCCTCGGAAATCGGCTTCACCGGCGGCGAGCCTTTCATGAACCCTGACGCTGCGGCGATGATCGAGGCCGCCTTGGCGAATGGTTTCGAGGTTCTTGTTCTGACCAACGCCATGCGCCCGATGATGCGCCCGCGCGTGCAGTCTGAATTGCTGCGGCTCAAAGAACTTTATCCTTCCAAATTGATATTACGCGTTTCCATTGACCACTACACCCGCGACGGCCACGACGAAGAACGCGGCGCGGGCGCATTCGACGCCGGGATCGAAGGTCTTGCATGGCTCATTCAAAACGGCTTTCGAGTAAGCATCGCCGGGCGCAGCCTTTCCGGTGAAAGCGAACAGGCTTTGCGCGATGGCTTCTGTAACCTGTTTGCCGAACGCAGCATTCCTTTTGATGCGAACGACCCTGCATCGCTTGTTATTTTCCCCGAAATGGATGAAGCGCGCGACGTGCCGGAAATCACCACCGCGTGCTGGAGCATCCTCAACAAGAACCCCGCCGATATCATGTGCGCAACCTCGCGCATGCTGGTAAAACGCAAAGGCGCGGCGGGGCCGAAGGTGCTGTCCTGCACGCTCTTGCCTTATGACGAACAGTTTGAAATGGGCGCGAGCCTGAAAGAGGCGGTGCGTCCTGTAAAACTCAACCACCCGTTCTGCGCGCAGTTTTGCGTTCTTGGCGGCGCCAGTTGTTCGGGGTAA